TAGCTTAGTCACTGGGCGAGCTTTTGCAGCCTCTAACATGGACTGGGCAGCTCTAGCTATACTGTCAGAAGCAAGATCATGGCTCCTGTCCTCTTCCTCTGATGCATTGCACCCACTCGACGGCCCCAGCTGCTGAAGACAGCGTTCAAAGCCCTTAAGCTGGTGAAAAGGAGTCAAAATCCCTTTCCTGACCAGTTCATCCCTTTCCTAGGACATAAAACCATATAGTTAACAGCCCCAATGATTAGTCACATGGAGAGAAAACTAGAAACTACTTTTAACTCACTGTTTCGACAAATCCTGCAGATGCTGCATCCAACATTGTATCAAAGTCAGTATCATCACTGAATGAAACTGTTCTCTGATTCTTTTCCTTGTTTTTGCCTGGTTTCTGAACTTCCTTTGACTTTCTTTTACATCTAGGCTCTTCCTTCACCATCTCTGCCAACAGTTTTTCATGCTCCATACCCTTAGTGGTATCATCCTTGTGCAAACCTGAAATTTCTTTCTCAATATCAGCCTTAGTTCTCTTAAGACTTTTTAGGCGATCAGCAGCTAGGGCTTGCTGAAGGGTGAAGTCATTAGGAGAAACCAGATCAGTGCTTTTATCATCTCCATCCCTGGGCTGTAATTTTACAGAATCATCATAAGCGTGATCTTCACCATTAACAACATTTTTCACCTGTTCAACAGTGGATGCAACAGCatctatttcaaattttacaGCCCTCAATTTATTATAGAGTTTAGCTTCGCTAGCAGATGCTAGATtagtgcttattgatttgtcaGGAGGTTCTTCCTCAGTGCTCACTCCAGCTTCACCATCATTCTCAGTGTTGTTTCTCACCTGGAAATAGGAATTACTTTTGTCAAATTGCAATACTTAGACATAATATAGTTCATATTACTCGTAGCCAAATTAAGAAATGAAatccattaaattttactaattaaaatgtCATAAACAAAATCATAACACATAAAAGTTAGAGACATAATAATAAgatcagaaaaaaaaatcagactCTCACTTATATCATCCATTTCAGCTAATAgaatttgtaaaagaaaaattattagaatacCCCCGCAAGCAGCCCACTAAATCACACGAAACAGTCCTCTAACAGTCAACACTACTGCATATGGTAATATGCTCTTTCtccaatagaaaaaaaaagacgcATCATATTCACCATCCAACCACAAAACaaagatgataaaaataaaaaatccaaGCTCATACCTCTGCTAAAATGTCACGTTCAATGTCTTCAGGATTCACAGATGTTACACCCAACGTGCTGAGTAGAAACTTGTCCTCGTCTTCCTCCATGGTTTTTATAAAACCACACTGCTCAACACAtcattataataaaacaaacatAAGGCCTCTACAACAATAATCAAGCAGGAAAAACATAAcccataatttttatcaaattcatgaaCAATCAAAAACCCTTAATCTAAATGTAGCCTAATAGTAATAAATGTAGCAACTATTACACAAAATATGCACAGTTTTCACTCTTCActcaaaagttaaaaatgtTTAGAGCATACACAAAAACTAATAATGATGATTAACTCTCTAATTCTTATGGTGTTGCTTGGAACAactaattcaattttaataaacaGGTACCtaagaaaatcaaaactgaaaccaaataatttttgacatacctaaaagaaaaatcgtGAGATTTAAATTAATCCGAGCTCTAATTCTCTTATGTAGATTTTCACTGCCAAAATTTaaccatttctttttcaatctaAACCAAAACCATGGCTAAGTTATTCGGCTTTCTCttcattctctctctctctccctgcCATTCTCATAATTCAGCTTTTAATTTTGCTTCTCTTCGTCGTCGTCTTCTTCCTTCATCAGCAAGAATAAACGACGGTTTCACAGGGACTAGCCGACGTCGTTTgactaaaacaaaaataataataataatgataacaaAATTTACCAAGTAAGCCCTCGAGtccttttaattgataaaaaataaaaagtaagcCCTCGAGTAGAGTTACGTGGCCTTTTAAGAGCTCACCACGTATTACAAAAATGAGATGACCAAGTAGACTCCCACCAACTTCGCTCCGTGTCAACAAGCTGCTGGCTAAATGGATCAAAATAGACGTGGATAGAGTCACCACCGGTAACACAATCGTCTCCGTGaaacctttttaaatttttgtagaGCCGAAgcgagaagaagaagaaggaagcgAAAATGGCAGAGAAAGCGGACGCGATTAGCGTGTGCGGATTGCAATTTTCATACGAAGGACAATTTCCTCTATTCTACGATTTCAATTTAGACTTGCCTCCTGGATCTCGATGCCTTCTCGTTGGTGCTAATGGATCTGGTACGGTATTCCAGACTCTTATTGATTAAATCTCTTcaattcttcttgttttttaaATGAAGAGGTTATTGAATTTTGCTTACGATACAGGTAAAACGACGTTGTTGAAGATATTGGCGGGAAAGCATATGGTAGGTGGAAGAGAAGTAGTGAGAGTACTAAATCATTCGGCTTTTCATGATACTCAATTGGTTTGTAGCGGTGATTTGGCTTATTTAGGCGGTTCTTGGAGTAAAACCGTTGGATCTGCTGTGAGTGCTGTCactcttctttcctttctagTTTATActgtctttttttcttcttcataacactattaattattatcacgTCCATTCCAATACATATTTagaaagatatttattttggtgattttttctttttttctcttttagctTTTAAGGCCTTGTTTGGGATAAATCTTTCAAGAATTCAACTCAATCGGATTCTTGATTGTTGCATGAtatgatttcatttctttcaaaatgctttctttttctttctctttttttcttttttaagttgAAAGAATTGAGTTCTAGCTACTATTAAAGAATTGGCTAtatagaattgaattcttgcattTTTAGACTTCCCAACCAAACTCTATGATGATAATTTGTGGTTGACTATTATTTCATCCCTCTTCGAATGCAATTTCCATGAGACattgaataaataattccTTCTGAATTGCAAATTCTCAGGGGGAGATTCCACTCCAGGGAGACTTTTCTGCGGAACATATGATATTTGGAGGTAGTGATTATGATGTtggtattttcttttcttttaatctcaTGACAGTCTTGCATTTTCTACTTCTATTGTTATACCTTGTTAATTAGCCAAGCCAGACTAAATTGGAGTTTCActtatttatttgctttttATTGGACAGTTGAAGATGTTGATCCTGCTAGGAGAGAAAAGTTGATTGATTTGCTTGATATTGATCTTCAATGGCGTATGCATAAGGTATCTGATGGGCAGCGGCGTCGAGT
The sequence above is drawn from the Ricinus communis isolate WT05 ecotype wild-type chromosome 7, ASM1957865v1, whole genome shotgun sequence genome and encodes:
- the LOC8280776 gene encoding ABC transporter I family member 19; the protein is MAEKADAISVCGLQFSYEGQFPLFYDFNLDLPPGSRCLLVGANGSGKTTLLKILAGKHMVGGREVVRVLNHSAFHDTQLVCSGDLAYLGGSWSKTVGSAGEIPLQGDFSAEHMIFGVEDVDPARREKLIDLLDIDLQWRMHKVSDGQRRRVQICMALLVPFKVLLLDEVTVDLDVVARMDLLEFFKEECDQRGATIVYATHIFDGLETWATHLTYIQDGELRKAEKLTDVHELKTSANLLSVVESWLRSETKHEKKKPTKAPVQHQKTSPFGASPFMSSRHMAYYR